The sequence below is a genomic window from Humulus lupulus chromosome 3, drHumLupu1.1, whole genome shotgun sequence.
tgtaactaagtatgatatTAAAAATCTCagttaagatgtaacatttctTTAGAACATTTACTGAATACATTtggatcctaaaaatataattcaaaggtctattacaagaatatatttacaaccaaccgatctaagcagcaaaaagggtttaaccctagttcctcttcaaaccctcggtcgtggcggtcgagcagctgcatatatacacatcgtaacctaagctctccaactcaaggatggtccagctttcttttgcctttacctgcaccacatagcacccgtgagccgaagcccagcaagaaaactcaatatgctcatgaacagtaataacttttcatcaaatcataaggctcacgcctagcagatatagctctagtcaagcaggcaaatgaattCACGtattgttgagtataacacatcaaccaatgatcatactAATCATCCacggcttttagccccaaatagaagagtgacaattgtaatagtcactaaggtgggtttattcccaatagccatgtgacgatagggtcaccggggctttatagataagtgaccctttcactagcttaaacatgataggtgcatgatgactagtcaccaacataaccttcctcgtgaACATAGAGTGataaccatggaactctgttccctagccatgtgacaagcagtcacctaggccttaggccctggctttgagtaattagtcttagactagacaagcgcttataagattcatcgaccttagggtcggtccagtattAATGCCCTAGATTccttcaacactgatatcgattagatctaatttcattcggccctgcgttcaggacgcttatgccatttctgactcttaggtcagtatccctgactagtcagtaccatatacaagtaagcaatgccaccaaacatatatcatatgtcaaatatccaaatatagggcattcaacatgcttactcaataattactagcacaattaagatcatgcataaacacagaggctcaagctctgaacaatctcataatCAAAATTCATAGCAtgcctgttatccaaaaaactggcgtagatgacgtggcaagtgattcctggacacgtggctaacacttggaggaactctgctaggatatcgaccaaaAGACAAATTATAAGTAGTAAGCAGCcgaagtttacctgcgaccagcttggtcgcaggttccgcatgtTTCATGacgtttctataaagatctttgtaaatcccgaaattgactcccacaatctcatgagtatccgattatttaggggagaatatctgtaacaaattcatgtaatcccccttgagcctataaatagagaaagatagctcaaggaagggacttttggctttcgaattatttgagactagagtaattctatttgagatattgtattgctcttcagaggttagtgaaactcattgaaccctagttctttgatcactcctttggatcgtatatcaataacaatctaagtggatgtaggttattaccagatcatggggccgaaccactataaaatatcgtgttcttattattttcgtcatcacgttcttttcaacgcattcacccacgtcaagcgtattttgactccgtgtcagttaacactactacaaaactgtacTTAGATGACACACATGAGACGACAGTTTTAGTAGACCTGTCTTCTtatgttaaaaataaacatatgaCGACTGACTCTCTAGAACCGTCATGCCATGCACAACAAAACTTACATTAGACAACAGTTCTTAGAAGAATGTCGTCACATGTTTATTTTTAACACAATTAGACAGTTCTACTTAGACTGTTGTCTTATGTGCGtcgtcttattattattattatttaaggcttattgagattttttcccccgaactattaccgaTCCAAATCGTGCCCCCCGAATTTTTGAACTGGTTAAAAATTCCCCCTTAATTATTCACGTTACTGAAATGTGGGACTTACTTTCAATTTCGCTAATGGAATGGTGATGTGGTAGTTTGGTGGCCGATGTGGTATTGCCACGTCAATGCTtcatttataatataaataataaatagtattCTTGCCCCCAAGCTATTACCATTACTAAATTGTGCCccctaatttttaaaaatttacaattaaataatcttttgaatattaaaaaaaatgaaaaaatcattaaaattaaaaaaaaaaattaatggtgacAACAAATTGGCTTGGGTGTTGGGCATGCATCAGAATGAGGGTAGTGACATCGTCGACAGACTGGGCTCATGCGGGTCCCTTGCGACATTCAACTTTGGTGTCGCCTATATCgcttagtttttattttgtatgatttaattttaaaaaaatgattttttagtttaatgtttttaatattttcttttaaatattcaaaacattgtttgaattttaaattttagaattcgATGGGCATAATTTGGTAACTGTAATAGTTTGGGGGGTAAAAGtctatctattttttaaattatacaagtagtgttgacggtgagaactcgtcaactaagttgagttggaaaaattatcaaatcaagatctctaatggaaaagctgtagaaacttaaacaatcactcaagaacaatgatagaacaataatagagaattcagtctttcattcacactcaagcctttgctacagtaaaatttccaaccccctttcaggtggtgttagagttcattttatattaggctctaatggccttaggtacatagtggtccaggagaccaaggggtacataagtactgtgtcaggagagtggcttcagaggttgtggtcgtacatccagtacaggagcaggtgtcaggagaatgcctccactacttgtctgtacccatgtctgatgagtggtggcaggcatagtgtcgtaggaggtagtggtgtcggctctgacctttggccgtagacgtacggaccatgactcttatcccagcagtcccactggtacgGGCGTCCGTACTCAGCattagatcgtacaagtatgtcccaatTGACTCGTATTAGAGTCTCTAAGCATAAGGGTCTCAAGaggtaaggaatgggacccttggtgtatGGCTCCGCTCACGTGGCCACCAGGTGGCGTGGCTCACGTTCCTTCGTGAGGCCCCCTTGGAAGAcctattgatggcgcggctcttTGGCTATCCACAAGGTCGAGTGTGTTGTGGATGTggcccccatgaggccatgggcgttGAGGCCCGATGACGGGGCTACCACGGCGAGGCCACTCGGGCCTatggcgaggccactttggcCTATGAGGCGAGGCCACTCGGCCTAGgaggcgaggccacttcggcctatgaggcgaggccacttcggcctatggcGAGGCCCTTGGACGCGAGGCGGCTGGTGTGAGATGGTGGCACGGGCTTCCCAGCTAGGCCATGACAAGGGGCGTCGCGTGCGGTGGCCGAGCGGGGCCGGGGGGCGTCGCgcgcggtggccgagcgaggccgggGGGCGTCGCGTACGGTGGCCGAGCGATGCCCACGGCGTCATGCTGGACGTCTGAACGAGGTCAGGGCAGCTTCGCGTCTATGTCTCGTAAATGGGGGCTATATGGCAATGATCCCATACGGCAGGGGTCTAGATTCGTGGCGTGACAGTGTGATGACTTCCTAAGACGGTGGAGGCCCGAGGACCTCACCTAACCTTCATATTttgccttggtggaatttgggcgtCCACAAGTAGAAATCTACATCAGCACTCCAGTGTCGCCATATCACTATTCTGTTAGcaaaattggacggaagtccctCATTTCAATAACATGAATAGTttagggggaatttttaacaggcTAAAAAATTCAGGAGGCACGATTTGGTAGTCGTAATAGTCCGGaaaaaaatcctaataagcctTTTTTTTAAAgggtattaatatatttaatattattggatcacatatatattttaatatttataaaaaaatattgtcTAGACATATCTATTAATACTTTAATTAgttgttaaatttttatatataatattatacttttaattaattatattatattaataatacttaaaacttaaatcaaatattcaaaatatccttttaattttaaattttagaattcgATGGGCATAATTTGGTAACTATAATAGTTTGGGGGGTAAAAGtctatctattttttaaattatacaagTAGCAATCTACATCAGCACTCCAGTGTCGCCATATCACTATTCTGTTAGcaaaattggacggaagtccctcatttcaataacatgaatagttcagggggaatttttaacaggcCAAAAAATTCAGGAGGCACGATTTGGTAGTTGTAATAGTCcgaaaaaaaaatcctaataagcctTTTTTAGTTGTAACAGGCCAAAAAATTCAGGAGGCAAGATTGGAAATTTCtaagttttattatttattaaatatactcatttaaatatttttaaaaattacttttGTGGAAAATTCCATGTGAAAGTAAAAACATAAGACCATATAACCATGAATTGAAACTCCATAGATATACAGCTCTGACTATTCTTTACATCTCTCTCATGATTCATTCAAATACTGCAATTAATACATCTTTGCCTCTTTTAGTTTAAACCCAACTTACCCTTTTTGATTTTCGATTAAAGGGTTGTTTTAGACagaaaaagataagatttttgaGAAAATTTTCTCTGACTTTCTACCCCACCAATCAATCttaagaaaaaaaaggaaaactaGTAATTGTGTTGCAAACAACATGGGGGCGTACAGAACAGACGATGATTATGATTATTTGTTCAAGGTGGTGTTGATCGGAGACTCTGGGGTTAGGAAATCGAACCTGCTATCGAGATTTACCAGGAACGAGTTTAGCCTCGAATCCAAATCCACCATCGGTGTTGAGTTCGCCACTAGGAGTATTCGAGTCGATGATAAGGTGGTCAAGGCCCAAATTTGGGACACTGCTGGACAAGAAAGGTTTGGATCCAATCTTTTCTTTTCGTCTTTCTTGGATTTGGATCGGTGGATTGCATTTTGATCTGTGCCCGTGTATGGGTTTTTTTTTTGGGTTGCATCTGAAAATTGAATCCAATTGTGTAGTTGATTCTTTTCAAAGAAAAAGGGATCAGATAATGACTTATATATACATGGGATCATGGACAGGTCTAGTTTTCTGAATGTACGATTCATAATTGAGAATCAATTCAGAGCATATAATAATTTGATTTGAAAATTACATTTTGATATGTCTTATATCTTGGTTTTCATGGATTTTGTTTCTTGGTATATTGACATGATATTTGATCATTTGCAATTGTTTAACTTTGAATCAGTGTTGATTTTGTTATATGCAATTATGAAATGATAATGCTGGTTAGTAACATTAGAAAACATGTTTCGGGTTCAACCTTTTGTTTGTTGTTTGGAATTTGGATCTGCAATTGAATTCTACGTTTTAGGAGCTATGAAGATTGAAATATCACTGTTTATTGAAAAGTATACTGTTTTCTCAAAACAGATTAGTTTAGTTCATTGATTCATTGTTATAAAGTCTGTAGCAAATCATGACCAAGAAGTTTAAATGCCCTTGTTTTATGATCAGGAACAAAGATCATTCCTGGATAAGCCTTTTTTGAATGTTTATAACCGAATTTCCAAATTCTTTTGTTGGGATAAAAAGTATGGTAAGGAGAGATTTGAATTGTAACAGCCTGTTCATTTGATTGTATCATTTTCTTTCACTACCAGCCTATTCATTTCAATGATCTATTATACATATGTTATAAAACCGAGTGCTATAGATAATTCCTTACACACTCAGCCTCGGCAAGAACCAGGCGACCCCCCCGCCGATGCAAGAACCAGGCCACCCTGGGGTAAAATAGACTAGGCTGAGAATTAATGTTGTtaatcttttttctttctttctttttccatgACAACTATTTCTTGTTGCAGTTGTTAGCGTTGGTGCAGCACTTTTCTTGTTTCAACAGTTGGTTGGGATCAATGTTGTTGTATACTATTCAACTTCTGTATTCCGTAGTGCGGGGATTGCCTCTGATGTTGCAGCAAGTGCTCTTGTTGGAGCCGCAAATGTCTTTGGTTAGTTTCTGTGTCTTTTGTACTTGGTTTTCTAAATTTTGGTTTCACTTTGCATCATGCCATAAAGACTTCCAACTGATTCTCTTTCAGGCACAGCTGTTGCATCATCCTTGATGGATAGACAAGGAAGAAAGAGTCTTCTAATCATAAGCTTTGGTGGAATGGTACTGTGTTTTTTCCACATGAACATTTATTTGTATATAGATATACGTATTTATACTTTCATCAACTGatgtaaaaaaattatgttttcttgtatTCCACTATATTCAAGAATATAGTGATAAGCTTTGTATATGTTAAAGGGTTGTTAAAGCTCAGTTTTTCTGTTAAGAATTTAATTGTAGGATTTTTTTAAGTTGTTGCTAGGTTAGTTACATTAGGGATGAATCTGTATTTAAGAACAAAGATTGCAAGGAGACTCAAACAGAGAGTAGAAAATTTTCTTGTTTAGGGAGAGGAAGCTTCTAGAACTAATCCAATCTGTACTTGGGATTGCTTAGTCTTGCTCTCTTGATCCAATATTAGACTAGTGCACTGACAAGAGTCTAATCATGTAGCTTGTGAACTTGGACACTGAATCTACATAGATTATAAAGAGAAGAAAATTCTATTTTACTACCAATCAACTACTAATGAATTTATGTAGTAATCAAGAGCAAAGTTTGTACCTATACAATAAGGCAGTGCTTGAATTAGACATATATTGATGGTACTACTTTCACCTGTTGCTGTGTTCCCAATtacataaaatatattttgacagaAGTGTGATATCTCTGAAACCTTTCAAGTAGCGTGTGGGATGTTCTGTTTTCGAGTCTTTCATTGTGAAACTTTCTCAGTTTATGGTATTATTAAAACTGATAACGCTCTTGCTGACTTGTTTAGGCTGCCTCTATGATGCTGCTTTCTCTGTCCTTTACTTGGAAGGTTCTGGCACCATATTCTGGCCCCCTTGTAGTTCTTGGGACTGTTCTGTAAGTTTTTACTTTTCATGGCAGTCTTTGAAAAgctttttttccttaaaaaataaatataacgtAGTAGTACTCTGACTCAGTGAGTCCCTTAACATAGTGACCATTTTATCACTGTGAATTCCTGAACATGGCCTTTTGTTTCATTAACAGCTATGTCTTGTCGTTTTCACTTGGTGATGGTCCTGTGCCTGCACTTCTTCTACCAGAGATATTTGCTTCAAGAATCAGAGCAAAAGCAGTTGCTTTGTCATTAGGAATGCATTGGGTGAGTGActttttgttctgttttttaTGTTATGCACCAGTGTTTTCGTACCTATACAATCAAATTTCTTTGAACTTGTGTACTTTCCACTTGATGAATAATTCAGAGAATGCTTTCCTTAGCTGTACTATATTCAAGGCAAGGgaaaaaaatgaaatatatatatagataaaaagaaaataatgccTAAAAGGTGAACTATTATTTTTCTTATCATATAGTTTTGAGACAATACATACTGCTTCAGTTTCGTGCTGAAACAATGGCATTGTGTATTGGCAGCACTGCCTTTCTTCCTACAAGTCAAATGAAGTGAAGGAAATTTTCTTACATTTATATccagtttatttttaaaatggacAAATTTGGGCAAGCTATTCAGTTTCAGCATTCCATGCTACAACAGAACAAGGATTTGAGTTTTGCTGGATTTACAAAGCAAATGATTCTTGAAATGTGCATTTTGAGTGGCTGTGACTATCTGCAGTCATTACCAGGAATGGGACTGAAAAGGGCTCTTGCACTTATAAAACGATTTACAACTTACGACCAGGTGAAGTCTTATCATTCACGACCTTGACATTTGTATCCCTTAAAACTAAATAGGCTGAGAATATTGTTCTTTTGCCCTTTGTACGTGCTTAATTACTTTTTCTTTAACTCCTTTGAATAAATGTTATAGCTAGCTAATGATTGGTCCATTTCAGGTGATAAAGCACCtaagatacaacatttcttcGGTTCCACCTCTTTATGAAGAATCATTCAAGAAAGCACTACTGACCTTTCAGCATCAACGTGTTTACGATACAATTACTGAAAAAATTGTTCATTTGTCTGACATTTCTGAGAATATTGAGGATGATGGGGATTTCTTAGGGCCATATCCTTTTTAAATATAGTTTTTCTCAAGTTAAAATTTCTGCTTCTATTTAATAATTGTGAAATACTTGAGATCCCTTAACTATGTTTACAATGATACCTCAAGATATAGCTAAAGGTATAGCTGAAGGTGATCTTGATCCATTCACCAAAATGCCATTTCAGGTAATTGTTCTGCATTTACTTTTATTACATCTTGGGGTTGAAGAGTTTCAAGTTTACCA
It includes:
- the LOC133825282 gene encoding exonuclease 1-like yields the protein MAFCFINSYVLSFSLGDGPVPALLLPEIFASRIRAKAVALSLGMHWNKDLSFAGFTKQMILEMCILSGCDYLQSLPGMGLKRALALIKRFTTYDQVIKHLRYNISSVPPLYEESFKKALLTFQHQRVYDTITEKIVHLSDISENIEDDGDFLGPYPF